CGGACGGAATCTTGTAGCTGTCGCTTCGACGATCGCATCACGGATAATCATTTTTTCTTCGTTTTGTTTGACTCGATCCAGAAGCACAATCGCGTTTGTCACAACAACTCCAATTAACATGAGAGCACCCAGCAGTGCTGTAATATCGACTGGAATTCGGCTGATAACCAATCCTAATACCGCTCCAATGGCAGCGAATGGCAAGGAAAATAAAATGGCGATCGGTGCTTTGATCGATTTAAATGTTATAACCATGATTAAAAAGACAATGCCGATCGATATTAACATCGTAAGGAACAGATCGGAAAAATCATCTGTTTGCTGAGCACTGGCTCCCCCGACTAGAATATCTACATCATTCGGAATATCAAGTCCTTTGTTCTTCTCTTTATCTCCAAATATCTCAAGATTTATTTTACTTGCAATATCGGAAAGCTTAGCCGGATCGACCGTTGCGTTCAATTGAAGATACGTTTCCCCATCTTTATGGAACTGCGTTGTTGCACTCTCCTCGCTCTTTAAAGAAGCGACCTTTGACACTGGGGCTAAACCGCCATCTGTCATGATCGGAATGTTTTTTAAATCCTCTGGTTTTTTAGGATCTAAGATCGGTTCAAGGACGACAGGGGTCTGCTTATCCTGTAAAGTTATATTTCCGATAGGCGTTTTATTAAGCATGATACCTAATTGTTGACCGATTTGTTCTGTATTGCCTTTAGCCGGATCTACCTTGAATGAATAAATGGTTTTCTTTTCGTCTTGGTTCGTTGTTACTTCTTCAATTCCTTTAATATCCTGTATACTTTCTTTTACCTTATTGGCTGTCAGTTCCAAATCTTCAACATTACTGCCAACCACATCTATCGTAATGTTCGTCTTTGATGCCCCCATCATAAAGGAAGAGGCTTGTGCCGTAAGTTTCGCATCAGGATAGTTTTCTTGTTCCTTTTCCATTTTTTTCAGGATCGAATCTACATTTGCTTTATCCTTTACCAGGATGCCGAAAATCGCTTCCGTCGGTGATGTGACTTCCCCATATTGTGCTGATTCTGCAGAGTTTCCTAATTGCATGAAAATATTATCTACTTCACCCATATCCTGCATCGTTTCTTCGAGTTCAATCGCTTTTTCCTTCACTTTTTCATAGGGCTGATCATTTGGATAAGTTAATGTCACGGAGACATAGTCTGCTGAAGAATTATCAATCGCCCCTTTTGGCATGGCAAAATATGTACCAATGGAACCGACAAACAACAGCATAGCAATAATCAAGACAACCCATTTATGGTTTAGTGACCAAGTAACGAGCTTGGTAAAACGCTTGGCCGGGCGATGTTTTGGCAGCTTCGTCCTTTTCAGCAATCCTGCACTCATTAACGGGACAACCGTTAATGCCACGATTAAGGAAGCCAGTAAAGAATAAGTGACAGTCAAAGCGAAAGGAAGAAGAAACTCTTGAAGCCCTCCATTCAATAAGGCAACCGGAAGGAAAACGGCTACAGTCGTAAGGGTTGAAGCTGTTATCGCCACTCCCACTTCTTTCGTTGCATCCATCACCAATTCAATTGAAATCTTCTCCTGCTGCATTTTCCGGAAAATATTTTCAATAACAACAATACTATCGTCCACCAAGCGCCCGATCGCTACAGCTACACCGCCCAGCGTCAAAATGTTCAGCGTCACTCCCGACAATGACAGCAAAAATAACGTAAAGCCAAGAGATAGCGGTATGGATACGATTGTAATGAATGTAGATCGTACATTCCGTAAAAAGACCATGATTACAATCGTGGCGAATAGCGCTCCCAGCAGAACTTCTTTTACCATCGTCTGAACGGAAGTCTCCACCATATCAGCTGTAGATAAATAAATGATCGATTTCTGGTCGCTATACTTTTCATTAATTTTTTTCGCTACTTTTTCAACCTCTTTACTGATTGTGACAGCATTTGATTGACTGTCCTTGATAATGCTTAAATCAATGCTTTCCTTTCCATTAAAACGACTGATGAGGTTGCCATCCTTCGCTTCTTCAACTTTTGCTATCTCTGCAAGTTTGACGTTCGGGGTGACCTTTAACGCTTTTAATTTTTCAATACTTGTTAAATCCCCGATAACCTTGATGTTACTTGCCTTCCCATCAATCACTTTTTCACCTACGGCCAAAGCTGCATTCTGACCGTTAAGTACGTTCATGACATCTTGAATGGAGACTTTCTTTTTAGCCAATTCTTCATTATCCACCTTGACCGAAAGAACGGATTGGGAAACTCCAAATGTCTGTACATCGGAAACCCCTTTAATATCTTTATACAGAGGCTCTAATTCTTTCTTGGTAAAGTCTATATTTTCAGCTGTTAATCCATCCTTAAAAGTAACGGAAACAAATGAAATGGGAATCATAGATGTATTTAACTGTGTAACAGTAGGCTTTGCCATGCTTTGTGGCAAAGCTACACTGCCTAAAGCCTCTTGAACATCAAGTTTTGCTTGCTTCATATCCGATCCGGCTTCAAAGAATAGATCTACTTTTGAAAACCCGTCTCCCGTTGTGGAGTATATGGAACTCTTTCCCTTAACTCCAGTGACCGCTCTTTCAATAGGTTCTGTAACTTGTGCTTCCATCGTTTTCGAATCGGTGCCCTGCCCCATTGTGATAATCGTAACTTGTGGATTATCAGCAGATGGTAAAAATTCCATCGGCAGCTTAAAATAACTGACAACTCCTATCAACAAAATAAATATGGTTACCAATGAAACGGCAGCCTTGTTCTTAAACGACCACTTAGTAAAAAACTCCACGTACTAATCACCCCTGAATAAAATTTAAAAGAAAATAATTCCATTTAAAATCTTACCATATATTACTAGTATTTAAACGTTAATTTTTTATTGATTTTTATATTTTTTTATGTCTCTCTATGTGAAGAGCTGTTTTCCACATAAAAAAGGCTGCCGCAGCAGCCTCCAGTTTTTAGACAAAAGGAGTTCAATCTAAATGTTAAAACAAAGTTGATTGGAACGTAAGGTACGAGACTCCTGCGGGAAAAGCGTGGCCAGGGGAGACCCCGCTGGCGCGAAGCGTCGAGGAGGCTCCCGGACCGCCCGCGGAAAGCGAGTGCCTGGAGTGGAAATCAACGTTCAAATAGCACAACCTAAAAAAATGCAAACAAACTCGATTATTTATATCCTTTGAAAAAAAGCATAACGATAGCCAAAACCATTACCCCGATAAACAATAACGGGCCGATGCCCGAGCTATACACGAAGTATACTTTGATGTGGCGAAAAAGGAGCACGACAAGAAATAGGAATAACAGGAAACACAAAATGATGATCAGAGCGGTATTTTTATTCCGATACAAGTAACCAGCCCCATTTTAAAATAGCTTTTTCATGCGATTGCATGCCATCAACGAATTCCGTTAAGAAACAATATGCAGACCACGTTTTGTACTATTCTGTAATATATCAAATAAAAAAGGGCTGCCGCAGCAACCCTTTTCTTCGAAAACCGTACATACGGTATAAATGAGACTACATTTCCTGAAGTTCATTGACCGTTACGAACGTATACCCTTCGTTCGTTAACTCCTGCAAGATCCCTTCAATCGCTTGAAGTTCTTTCCCCGTATCATCATACATCGGGTGCATCAGGATGATCGAACCTGGTTTTATATTTTCCTTCACATACTTCACTTTGTCAGAAGCAGTAGTGTAATAGCTATCTGGTTCCAGATTCCAGGTAATGGTCTCTCTATCATTTTCATTTAAATAATAAGGCAGACCTATGATTTTTTTCCCGTTTGGTGGCCGGACGTCAATTTCACCCTTATATCCGGAGTCCTGAATTAATTTATCCGTTTTCTCGATTTCCGCCTTGATAAAAGAAGGCGATTTAAAAACCATTCGCTTGTGGGAATATGTGTGATTCCCAATCTGATGTCCTGCTTCCGCTATTTTTCCAGCTTCCTCTGGGTATTTTTCGATTTCGTTACCAATCAGGAAGAAAGTAGCTTTTACATCGTATTTTGCCAATAACGGAAGGATCTGATTCACATTCTTCGATGGTCCATCATCAAATGTCAAAGCGACCACTTTTTCATTCGTCTCGACATTATCCGTCAATCCTCCGAATACCTGATATGTTCTCGAATTCATTAATTTATACGTACCAAGTAATAGCAGGAAAACAACCACGATTCCCAATCCAATGAATGTCAGTTTCTTTTTCATGCAAATACCTATCTTTCTATAAGTTTTTAATCCAATGACCTATTATAGCAAATCACTGAACGAAAACACTTATTGTTCACTTCCGTCACTTTACATGTATCAATTCAAAGCGCTCACACACAAGTAGCATATCTTCTTTAAAGGTGTGCCCGATCTTGTCCAATTGTTCTTTCAGCCATTTTTCATGAGCCTCCCACCAGTATGTATAGGTTCGATCTCCTTCCCCTTCTGCAATCGCAAACTCTTCGCTCACTTCATTCATGGGCAATACTTCGACTTTCACTGTTTGGATGATGGCTAAGGGCTCATCCTCACTACTTAAAATAATGCTGTAATCACCTACGGATGGTAATGGTTCATTTTCCTCTTCATAAAAAACATACCCAGAGCACGTAGCCGTTTTCATCCCATCCATCACTAATTGAGCCAACTGATCGGGATCAGCCCCGAATTGCCATGCACTGACTGCCTGGGGTTTTTCTTCATCTTTCCCCTGCCAAAATTCATTCCAATATAATTCCGCTTTGACATTCATTCTATGATTCTCCCATTCTGTTTTGACATAAAACAGATATAAATGATTATTATTCTTGAAGTTTTCGCCCATTTGTCATTCGCTTTTTTTACTTCTGTTTTTCATTTATATCTGTTCCCATTCACTTAAATACATACGATTCTTGATTTTTTGGGGATTCTCCATTTTACTAATAAACTCCAAACTGTTTCCGTCTGGATCATTAAAGTGAATTTTAGCGTGGGCATATTCCCCGTGAGGCATCACGAAAGGTTCTATTGGTTTAAATCCAAAAGCCTCTCTTGGCGCATAGCCCCTATCTTCAAGCCATGCGACTGAGCTCTTTAGATCTTCCAATGATACTTGAAAAGCGATATGCCGTAGGGAGGGATGATACTCAACTTCCACTTTTTCCGTTTCCCAAAGCCCCAACCAACTTTTGTCCTTTTCAATCCATAGAAATGCCAGGTTGTCTTCAATCTTATGATCTAACTGTAAACCAAGCCCCTCATAGAATTCGATGGAACGTTTCAAATCACGAACCGGTAAATGTGCTTCATATAAACCTCTTATCATTGAAAAACCACCTTTTGTCAGTTCTATCTCCCAAGAAGCTTCCCTGGTTCAATCCCTTTATCCTATTGTTCTACGGGGCAATTCTATTTCCCCAGTTATCAACAAGGTGATGATGATCACCCAAAATATAAAGAATGATGAGGAAAAAACCAAAGAAATGATCGGGATCATTTTTTTCTCGGTTTTCTTCAAAATTCCTATGACAGAGAGGGCGATGCCGGCAATCGTAAGGAAAAAAGTTATATAATCACCCGTCATGCTCCCGGTATTTGCCATTCTAATAGGTGTAATAAAAACAGTAAAAAAACAAATGATTCCAATGATGAATGAAGTAAAACTGATTACACCGTACCTCTTCTGAATACATGCTTCGTTTTCCATCGAGCACACCCTTTCATCAAGAATCCTGCGCATCTATTAATATCTCACAAATAATTTTAACATATACTACCAGACAAATTGTTGTGCACAGAAAAAGGGGTCAAAAGACGGTGAATTAAAGCTTCATTTTCATGCCTTCATGAGTGGCGTTGAATCCTAAACGTTCATAAAATCGCAGCGTTTCTTCCCGCTTTTTATCGGTCGTCAGCTGAATGATATGGCAGCCCCGCTTCCGGGCACGGTCAATCGCATATTGAATCAACTTGCTTCCAATGCCTTTCCCTCGTTCTGAAGATGCCGTCCGAACCCCTTCGATCGTTGCTCTCCAACCGCCTTGATGGGTAATATATGGAGTGAACGTGATTTGCTGCACCCCAACGATTTCCTCACCAAGACATGCTACGATCAATTCATTATTCTCATCTGCATCAATGGATGCAAATGCTTTTAGATAGCTTTCAGGAAGTGGATTTTCATAGCGTTCCCTTTCCCTCCCCAACACATCATCCGCTAGCATCCGTACTATTTCACTTAAGTCTTTTACCGTCGCATTCCTGAATGTTACCATGATATCCCTCCTGTACAGTATTGCTCTTTTTTCATTATGCTGGTTAACCGATCGTTCATTAATAACTTCAACTAAAAGTTAGGCGGTCCTCTTTTCTGGAGGAAAAAAATTGGACCAACAAAAAAGGACCCCTTTTAAAAGGAAGTCCTTCTTAAGTAACATCATTATTAGGTAATTGGCGCAGGATTGAACAGGGCAAAATCATTATGCAGGCCCCAATGCTCTGCCCAGGTTTTCTTTTTACCGCTGGCCACTTCCAATATGAGGTGAAACATTTCCCACCCGACATCCTCTATGGTTGCTTCACCTGTAGCGATAGTTCCTGCATTTATATCAATCAGATCTTTCCATTGCTCGGTCAATGTATTTCTTGTAGATACTTTGATGACGGAAGCCATTGCCAGGTTATAAGGTGTGCCTCTTCCGGTTGTAAAAACTTGAAGGTGCATGCCGGAAGCGAGCTGCAGCGTTCCGCAAACGAAGTCACTAGCTGGTGTAGCTGCAAAAATCAGCCCTTTTTCCGTTGCTTTTTCACCTGGAGCCAGTACGCCTGAAATGGGGCTGCCTCCGGATTTGGCAATGGAGCCTAATGATTTTTCCACTACATTGGCCAATCCGCCTTTTTTGTTTCCTGGAGACGGATTGGCACTTCGATCGGCATCACCTAAAGCCAGGTAGTTATCATACCAATCCATTTCCTTTATTAACGCTCTCCCCACTTCTTCATTCACTGCACGGGGCGTCAATAGATGAATCGCATCCCGTACTTCTGTGACTTCAGAAAATAGAACGGTTGCCCCTGCCCTAACTAACAGATCTGTAGCATATCCCACTGCAGGGTTAGCTGTCACACCAGAAAATGCATCACTTCCTCCACACTGCGTGCCGATGACTAATTCGGAAACCGGAAACGTCTCCCGCTGCCTGCGGTTCAACTTGATTAAACGTTCCTCGGCCATTTCGATAATGGATTGGACCATTCCCGCAAATCCATGCTGATCCTGAAGGGAAATGATATCTGAATCGTCCCCGCTTGGATTTATTCTCATTGGAGACAGTTTTTCACACCCCAATCCAACTACCAAGGCTTCCCCGCCGAAATTCGGGTGTTTCGCAAGGTTCTGTATCGTGCGAATGGGAATGACCGCTTCCGGTACATTGATTGCGACACCGCACCCATAGTTGTGATTTATGGCGACAACATCATCAACATTGGGATACCTCGGGAGAAGCTCTTTTTTTATCCGGTTCACGACGAAATCCAGCACGCCCACTACACATTGAACGCTTGTTGTAATGCCTAATATATTCTTGGTTCCAACACTGCCATCTTCATTGCGGAATCCCTGAAATGTATAACCTTCAAGCGGGGGTAAAACTTCGGGTATATCATTTGCTACCGGCAATTCCTTTAAATCCGGAGAAGCCGGAAGCATCACCAATGACTCGTCAATCCAACATCCCTTACTGATTGATTCAGCCGCATGGCCGATAACTTCCCCATAGCGGATGATGGCTTCATTCTCGACTATATCCATTAAAGCCACTTTGTGGCCTTGTGGTACTCTTTCTTTCAATTCAAGCCCACAAGGGAAAACGGTTCCTTGATCCAGGCCCCCCGTATTAACCACGATGGCGACATTGTCTAGCCTATTTACCTTAATATAAAGCGGTACCTCCGTCAGCTGCGTTTTCGTATCCACTTTACCAACCCTTTCAATATAATAAAGCTAGCATACTTGTCTGTTATGGATATAAATGTAGCTTTTTAAATGGCTTCAATTATATTCCTTATGCTATTGGGAATCTTCATTTTTCAAAAGTTCGTTTTCTTTTAATTTGAGTGTTTTCGCATACTTTGTTGCTATTTACCAAGTAATGCGGTGTGGTTGATTTCCCCTCCAGATGCTCGCTTTCCACGGGGCGTGCGGTGAGCCTCCTCGGCCTTTCACCTGTCCCGCTGCTCCCGCAGGAGTCTCGCATTTCCACTCCAATCAACCTTAAATAGTCTCGTTTTAAAAACAACAATCTTAACGAAAAGAGCCTTTAATTTTTAGCTATCAATACGATTCTTTCAGGTTTATTTACTATGAAAATGCAGGATAGAGCTCCTATGAGCAATACACCATGCAACCACGCACATTGGTTTTTTTAGGATGTTCAGTCTCATTGCTGATGCGTTGTCATACGCTTCCTCTTTATTTCGCTTAATTTTTCAGAAAAATTTAATATCTTTTATTTTTACTCTTCGTAATAAAGTAAGGGCTTAGATAAAGTGATGAAAGCAAATGAATTTTATCGCAGTCTGCCATATCATGATTGGAATGCGATTTCATCATTGAACTTCCTTCCAGGTTCATTAACTTCATAAGTTCTTTAATCATTCATTCGAAAGCGTTATCCATTGATCGCATTCACGTTATATTATTTTACAAACACCGTTTTAATGGATGTAAAAAACTCTTTTGCTGCTTCTCCTTGTTCCCTGGAGTGGGAACTGGAGTTTTTCATGCCGCCAAATGGCGCCTGCAATTCAACGCCTGCGCTCTCAGCGTTGACCCTGATCAATCCGGCTTCCATATCGTTAACAAATGAAAGCAAGTGTTGGATATTGGCTGTAAAAATCGAAGCACTAAGACCGTATTCGACGCTGTTCGCAAGTTGCAGGGCTTCATCAACTGAATCAGCTTTCAATAAAGCAATCACCGGACCAAAGATTTCTTCCTGTACAATTGTCATATCTGACGTACAGTTATCAAAAATCGTAGGCTCTACATAAAAGCCATTAGCCTGAGTGCCTTTTTCAGCACGCTTTCCGCCAGTTAGAAGTGCAGCGCCTTCCTCGACTCCCTTTTCGATATAAGAAAGAACCGTATTTAATTGATTTTCGCTAGCGCATGGTCCCATCCATGTCCCGCTATCCAATCCATCCCCGATGGAAATGCCTTTCGTTTCTTTCACCAGCAGCTGCTTGAACTCTTCATAAACTTCAGCTGCAACGATGACACGGCTTGTCGCGGTACATTTTTGCCCCGTCGAGCGAAACGCGCCGGTAATGACTGCTTCTACAGCCAGATTTAGATCCGCATCCGCTGCAACGATGACCGGGTTTTTCCCGCCCATTTCAAGCTGGTATTTCGCTCCGCGTGCTATCGCCGCTTGTCCAATCCTTTTCCCAACGCCGTTTGAGCCGGTAAAGGTAATGCCGTTTATATCTTCGTGATCGGCGATGCCCTGCCCGATGACACTGCCCGGCCCTGTGACCATATTGATAACACCCGCCGGTAGACCGGCTTCTTCAAAACACTCCATGATCTTCGCACAGGTGATGGCCGTCTCGGTGGCTGGCTTCACCACAATCGTATTCCCATAAACGAGAGCAGGAGCCATCTTCCAGATCGGGATGGCGATTGGGAAATTCCAAGGTGTAATGACACCCACTACACCAAGCGGGACACGTGTCGTGAACATAAGCGCTGAACTGTCGGTGGATGGAATGACATCCCCCACTTTACGCATTCCTTCTCCTGCATAGTATTTCAGGATCGCAATACCGCGTGCCGTTTCCCCTTTTGTTTCCGCAAAGGTCTTACCCATTTCCCGTGTTGCACATTCTGCGATTTCATCAATCCGCTTTTCAAGAATATGCGCTACTTTATATAGATACTCCCCGCGCTCTGAACCAGCTAGTTTGCGCCATTTATCTTTCGCCTTTTTCGCCGCTTCCACTGCCAGGTTCAAATCTTCCTTGGCAGATTTCTGTACATATCCGACAATTGCCTGATTATCTGCCGGGTTTAAACTTTTTTCAACTTCATTTGAAATGGAAGCAACCCATTCACCGTTAATATAGTTAAGATACGTTTTTGTTTGAACTGTAGTTATCATCTATAATCCCGCCCTTATTAGATTGATTGAATTGGTGTTTCTTTTGGAAAACGATCTAAAGCATTCTCTAATATCGTTTGCATTTCTGCATAATGTTCTTTTTCCACCGGAAGAATTGGTAATCTGACTGTTTGCCCAACTGGCATTCCCATAATCTCCATACCTGCTTTAATGAGAGAAACGGCATACCCTTTTCGCTGACGGCGAATATTATTGATTGGCATGATGACCTGTTGGTAAATTTCTTTGACCGTTTCTTGATTTCCGCTCAAAATGCCATTATAGAATTTTCGTGAGATGTGCGGAATGTAATTGGATA
This sequence is a window from Brevibacillus sp. JNUCC-41. Protein-coding genes within it:
- a CDS encoding efflux RND transporter permease subunit, with product MEFFTKWSFKNKAAVSLVTIFILLIGVVSYFKLPMEFLPSADNPQVTIITMGQGTDSKTMEAQVTEPIERAVTGVKGKSSIYSTTGDGFSKVDLFFEAGSDMKQAKLDVQEALGSVALPQSMAKPTVTQLNTSMIPISFVSVTFKDGLTAENIDFTKKELEPLYKDIKGVSDVQTFGVSQSVLSVKVDNEELAKKKVSIQDVMNVLNGQNAALAVGEKVIDGKASNIKVIGDLTSIEKLKALKVTPNVKLAEIAKVEEAKDGNLISRFNGKESIDLSIIKDSQSNAVTISKEVEKVAKKINEKYSDQKSIIYLSTADMVETSVQTMVKEVLLGALFATIVIMVFLRNVRSTFITIVSIPLSLGFTLFLLSLSGVTLNILTLGGVAVAIGRLVDDSIVVIENIFRKMQQEKISIELVMDATKEVGVAITASTLTTVAVFLPVALLNGGLQEFLLPFALTVTYSLLASLIVALTVVPLMSAGLLKRTKLPKHRPAKRFTKLVTWSLNHKWVVLIIAMLLFVGSIGTYFAMPKGAIDNSSADYVSVTLTYPNDQPYEKVKEKAIELEETMQDMGEVDNIFMQLGNSAESAQYGEVTSPTEAIFGILVKDKANVDSILKKMEKEQENYPDAKLTAQASSFMMGASKTNITIDVVGSNVEDLELTANKVKESIQDIKGIEEVTTNQDEKKTIYSFKVDPAKGNTEQIGQQLGIMLNKTPIGNITLQDKQTPVVLEPILDPKKPEDLKNIPIMTDGGLAPVSKVASLKSEESATTQFHKDGETYLQLNATVDPAKLSDIASKINLEIFGDKEKNKGLDIPNDVDILVGGASAQQTDDFSDLFLTMLISIGIVFLIMVITFKSIKAPIAILFSLPFAAIGAVLGLVISRIPVDITALLGALMLIGVVVTNAIVLLDRVKQNEEKMIIRDAIVEATATRFRPIIMTAVATICAMLPLLYKKAETGSLVSQSLAIVVIGGLAVSTLLTLIVIPCIYELLHYKKSKKQRKKKREPVNEQIEM
- a CDS encoding ASCH domain-containing protein, whose product is MNVKAELYWNEFWQGKDEEKPQAVSAWQFGADPDQLAQLVMDGMKTATCSGYVFYEEENEPLPSVGDYSIILSSEDEPLAIIQTVKVEVLPMNEVSEEFAIAEGEGDRTYTYWWEAHEKWLKEQLDKIGHTFKEDMLLVCERFELIHVK
- the gucD gene encoding alpha-ketoglutaric semialdehyde dehydrogenase GucD, which translates into the protein MITTVQTKTYLNYINGEWVASISNEVEKSLNPADNQAIVGYVQKSAKEDLNLAVEAAKKAKDKWRKLAGSERGEYLYKVAHILEKRIDEIAECATREMGKTFAETKGETARGIAILKYYAGEGMRKVGDVIPSTDSSALMFTTRVPLGVVGVITPWNFPIAIPIWKMAPALVYGNTIVVKPATETAITCAKIMECFEEAGLPAGVINMVTGPGSVIGQGIADHEDINGITFTGSNGVGKRIGQAAIARGAKYQLEMGGKNPVIVAADADLNLAVEAVITGAFRSTGQKCTATSRVIVAAEVYEEFKQLLVKETKGISIGDGLDSGTWMGPCASENQLNTVLSYIEKGVEEGAALLTGGKRAEKGTQANGFYVEPTIFDNCTSDMTIVQEEIFGPVIALLKADSVDEALQLANSVEYGLSASIFTANIQHLLSFVNDMEAGLIRVNAESAGVELQAPFGGMKNSSSHSREQGEAAKEFFTSIKTVFVK
- a CDS encoding GNAT family N-acetyltransferase: MVTFRNATVKDLSEIVRMLADDVLGRERERYENPLPESYLKAFASIDADENNELIVACLGEEIVGVQQITFTPYITHQGGWRATIEGVRTASSERGKGIGSKLIQYAIDRARKRGCHIIQLTTDKKREETLRFYERLGFNATHEGMKMKL
- the garD gene encoding galactarate dehydratase; the protein is MDTKTQLTEVPLYIKVNRLDNVAIVVNTGGLDQGTVFPCGLELKERVPQGHKVALMDIVENEAIIRYGEVIGHAAESISKGCWIDESLVMLPASPDLKELPVANDIPEVLPPLEGYTFQGFRNEDGSVGTKNILGITTSVQCVVGVLDFVVNRIKKELLPRYPNVDDVVAINHNYGCGVAINVPEAVIPIRTIQNLAKHPNFGGEALVVGLGCEKLSPMRINPSGDDSDIISLQDQHGFAGMVQSIIEMAEERLIKLNRRQRETFPVSELVIGTQCGGSDAFSGVTANPAVGYATDLLVRAGATVLFSEVTEVRDAIHLLTPRAVNEEVGRALIKEMDWYDNYLALGDADRSANPSPGNKKGGLANVVEKSLGSIAKSGGSPISGVLAPGEKATEKGLIFAATPASDFVCGTLQLASGMHLQVFTTGRGTPYNLAMASVIKVSTRNTLTEQWKDLIDINAGTIATGEATIEDVGWEMFHLILEVASGKKKTWAEHWGLHNDFALFNPAPIT
- a CDS encoding VOC family protein; this encodes MIRGLYEAHLPVRDLKRSIEFYEGLGLQLDHKIEDNLAFLWIEKDKSWLGLWETEKVEVEYHPSLRHIAFQVSLEDLKSSVAWLEDRGYAPREAFGFKPIEPFVMPHGEYAHAKIHFNDPDGNSLEFISKMENPQKIKNRMYLSEWEQI
- a CDS encoding polysaccharide deacetylase family protein, which codes for MKKKLTFIGLGIVVVFLLLLGTYKLMNSRTYQVFGGLTDNVETNEKVVALTFDDGPSKNVNQILPLLAKYDVKATFFLIGNEIEKYPEEAGKIAEAGHQIGNHTYSHKRMVFKSPSFIKAEIEKTDKLIQDSGYKGEIDVRPPNGKKIIGLPYYLNENDRETITWNLEPDSYYTTASDKVKYVKENIKPGSIILMHPMYDDTGKELQAIEGILQELTNEGYTFVTVNELQEM